The following coding sequences lie in one Ostrea edulis chromosome 8, xbOstEdul1.1, whole genome shotgun sequence genomic window:
- the LOC130049547 gene encoding zinc finger protein 235-like, whose protein sequence is MLRYLYTGNRPFKCDVCGKTFSQAGGLHIHMRTHTGDRPYKCEVCGKAFVEKGTLQKHIRTHTGDKPYKCDVCGNSFKQTGALHTHMRTHTKRYDNKCSICEKAFSQTGSLRRHMRTHTGDKPYKCDVCGKTFSQAGTLQIHTRTHNGEKPYECDFCGKAFSQTGTLQTHIRTHTGDKPYKCDVCWKAFNHAGDLQKHTRTHTSDKPYKCDVCGNAYSRTGYLQIHKRTHTGEKPYKCDVCGKAFYEKGTLQKHLRIHTGDKPYKCDVCGKAFIQTGHVKSHMRTHTDDKAYKFDFLQ, encoded by the coding sequence atgctacgatacTTATATACTGGTAATAGACCTTTTAAATGCGATGTCTGTGGGAAGACATTCAGTCAGGCAGGAGGATTGCATATACACATGAGGACTCACACTGGTGATAGGCCTTATAAATGTGAAGTCTGTGGAAAGGCATTTGTTGAGAAAGGAACCTTACAGAAACACATTAGgacacatactggtgataaaccttataaatgtgatgtttGTGGGAATTCTTTCAAACAGACAGGGGCATTACATACACACATGAGGACACACACTAAACGTTATGATAACAAATGCAGTATTTGTGAAAAGGCATTTAGTCAGACAGGATCATTACGGAGACACATGAGAacacatactggtgataaaccttataaatgtgatgtctgtgggaaGACATTCAGTCAGGCAGGAACTTTACAGATACATACGAGGACGCATAATGGTGAGAAACCTTATGAATGCGATTTCTGTGGGAAGGCATTTAGTCAGACAGGAACATTACAGACACACATAAGgacacatactggtgataaaccttaCAAATGTGATGTCTGTTGGAAGGCATTCAATCATGCAGGAGACTTGCAGAAACACACAAGAACACATACAAGTGATAAaccttataaatgtgatgtttGCGGTAATGCATACAGTAGGACAGGGTATTTACAGATACACAAAAGGACCCATACTGGCGAGAAACCTTATAAGTGTGATGTCTGTGGGAAGGCATTTTATGAGAAAGGAACCTTACAGAAACACTTGAGGATACATACTGGTGACAAaccttataaatgtgatgtctgtgggaaGGCGTTCATTCAGACGGGACACGTAAAGTCACACATGAGGACACATACTGACGATAAAGcttata